A genomic stretch from Prochlorococcus marinus str. MIT 9312 includes:
- a CDS encoding mechanosensitive ion channel family protein: MKLATENFLLAISIFFIGILLSIIISKLSKIFLKKISKRTKTNFDDFIFEVIAGIIKPIGFLLSFYFSIDFFFADEITFISVLLNIQKLFILIIIIKALNKVLIRSLTESTSKINNSSISSMVSSLTPLIKALTWTIGSIFFLQNIGVQMTAIWALLSAGGIGAGLALKDPVQEFFEYITILLDKPFQKGEFIKSDGVLGMVERVGVRSSRIRSINGEVIVMSNSALTNGIISNYAQMKKRRLVHKLGVVYETSPKMMKLIPTIIQKIVEETKDASFDRCHFTDFGDFSLNFELVYYIPTNNYLAAMEAQQSINLKIIEEFAANNIEFAFPTQTLNIESNKAK; encoded by the coding sequence ATGAAATTAGCTACTGAAAATTTTCTTTTAGCAATATCTATATTTTTTATAGGAATTTTATTATCGATAATAATTTCTAAATTATCAAAGATTTTTTTAAAAAAGATCTCCAAAAGGACAAAAACAAATTTCGATGATTTTATTTTTGAAGTGATAGCTGGAATTATAAAACCTATAGGTTTCCTCCTCTCATTTTATTTTTCAATTGACTTTTTTTTTGCAGATGAAATAACTTTTATCTCTGTCTTATTAAATATTCAGAAATTATTCATATTGATAATAATCATAAAAGCTCTCAACAAAGTATTAATTAGATCCTTAACTGAATCAACATCAAAAATTAATAATTCCTCAATCAGTTCAATGGTATCTTCACTAACTCCTTTAATAAAAGCATTAACATGGACTATTGGTTCAATATTTTTCTTGCAAAATATAGGAGTTCAAATGACTGCTATTTGGGCCTTACTAAGTGCAGGTGGAATTGGAGCAGGGTTAGCGTTAAAAGATCCAGTTCAAGAGTTTTTTGAATATATAACTATTTTGCTTGATAAACCTTTTCAAAAAGGTGAGTTTATAAAGTCTGATGGAGTCCTGGGAATGGTTGAGAGGGTAGGAGTAAGATCCTCAAGGATAAGAAGTATTAATGGAGAAGTAATAGTAATGAGCAACAGTGCCCTAACAAATGGAATAATTTCAAATTACGCACAGATGAAAAAAAGAAGGTTAGTTCATAAATTAGGAGTAGTTTATGAAACCTCTCCAAAAATGATGAAATTGATCCCAACAATAATTCAAAAAATAGTTGAAGAGACAAAAGATGCATCTTTTGATAGATGTCATTTCACAGATTTTGGCGACTTCAGTCTGAATTTCGAACTTGTTTATTACATACCAACAAATAATTATCTTGCTGCAATGGAAGCTCAACAATCTATAAATTTAAAAATAATTGAGGAATTCGCAGCTAATAATATAGAGTTTGCATTCCCAACACAAACCTTAAATATTGAAAGCAACAAAGCCAAATGA
- the crtL gene encoding lycopene beta cyclase has translation MSKQSLPDVLVLGAGPAGMAIASALGKEELNVEVLSPNGPDEPWPNTYGIWGEEVDQLGLQDLLEYRWKNTVSFFGHGALEEQHDENKATEHSLDYGLFDKKKLHNFWLNECNKSFIKWHQGYADKIHFEKYKSTVTTNDGKTYSARLVVDATGYDPVFLKLKSCGPLAVQTCYGIVGNFSKPPLKKGQFVLMDYRNDHLNEEQKKEPPTFLYAMDMGNGKYFLEETSLGLVNPLTMENLKERLEKRLSYRNISITSMQHEELGLFLPMNMPIPDFKQQILGYGGAASMVHPASGYLIGNLLRRAPLVAKAISEAIKNKNLSTYHIARRGWETLWSKELIRKKSLYQFGLEKLMRFDEKLLREFFGSFFQLPKNQWYGFLTDTLSLREIVYAMCIMFIKAPWSVKKGLMIMHGREFKMLLRIIFPNI, from the coding sequence ATGTCAAAACAAAGCTTACCAGATGTTCTTGTTTTGGGTGCAGGACCTGCGGGCATGGCAATTGCATCAGCTTTAGGCAAAGAGGAATTAAATGTAGAAGTCCTTTCTCCTAATGGACCAGATGAACCTTGGCCAAATACTTATGGTATTTGGGGAGAAGAGGTTGATCAACTTGGGCTTCAGGATTTACTAGAATATAGATGGAAGAATACTGTAAGTTTTTTTGGGCATGGCGCTTTAGAAGAGCAGCACGATGAGAATAAAGCTACTGAACATTCATTAGATTACGGACTATTTGATAAGAAGAAACTCCATAATTTTTGGCTTAATGAATGCAATAAATCTTTTATTAAATGGCATCAAGGCTATGCTGATAAAATCCATTTTGAAAAATATAAAAGTACTGTCACAACAAATGATGGCAAGACTTACTCTGCAAGATTAGTAGTAGATGCGACAGGATATGATCCTGTTTTTCTTAAATTAAAATCATGTGGCCCTTTAGCAGTCCAAACTTGTTACGGGATAGTAGGCAATTTTAGTAAACCCCCGCTTAAAAAGGGTCAGTTTGTATTAATGGATTATAGAAATGACCATCTTAATGAAGAGCAAAAAAAAGAACCACCCACTTTTCTTTATGCAATGGACATGGGAAACGGGAAATATTTTCTTGAAGAGACATCTCTTGGTTTAGTAAATCCTTTAACAATGGAAAATTTAAAAGAAAGATTAGAGAAAAGGCTATCTTATCGAAATATATCTATTACAAGTATGCAACACGAAGAACTTGGTTTGTTTCTACCGATGAATATGCCAATACCAGATTTCAAACAACAAATACTTGGTTATGGTGGAGCTGCTTCAATGGTTCATCCTGCATCTGGATACTTAATTGGTAATCTTTTAAGAAGAGCTCCACTTGTTGCAAAAGCAATATCAGAAGCAATTAAAAACAAAAATCTTAGTACCTATCATATTGCTAGAAGGGGTTGGGAAACTTTATGGTCAAAAGAATTAATTAGAAAGAAATCACTTTACCAGTTTGGTTTGGAAAAACTCATGAGGTTTGATGAAAAACTACTTAGAGAATTTTTTGGCAGTTTTTTCCAACTACCCAAAAATCAATGGTATGGTTTTCTAACTGATACTTTATCCTTAAGAGAGATTGTATACGCGATGTGCATAATGTTTATAAAGGCCCCATGGAGTGTAAAGAAAGGTCTTATGATTATGCATGGTAGAGAGTTTAAAATGTTGCTTAGGATAATATTTCCAAACA
- a CDS encoding Fur family transcriptional regulator: MSLSSQYNVITSPLGDGLHKEGKRLTPQRLKVLNLFENIGSGKHLSAEEVHEKLVKTSSKVSLATIYRTLRLLVQMGLLHELELSEGGHRYELLSNDTPDHHHLICIRCGRTEEFENDEVLEAGKDAAKVNGFKLIESSLNVRAICPNCI, translated from the coding sequence TTGTCATTATCCTCGCAATACAATGTCATTACATCTCCTCTCGGCGATGGTTTACATAAAGAGGGGAAGAGGTTAACTCCTCAGAGGCTAAAGGTTCTTAATTTATTTGAAAATATTGGCTCTGGAAAGCATCTTAGTGCTGAAGAGGTTCATGAAAAGTTAGTTAAAACAAGCTCCAAAGTTTCACTAGCAACAATTTATAGAACTTTAAGACTTTTAGTACAAATGGGTTTGCTTCATGAATTAGAACTCAGTGAGGGTGGACACAGATATGAATTGCTTAGTAATGACACACCGGATCATCATCATTTGATTTGTATTAGGTGTGGAAGAACAGAAGAATTCGAAAATGACGAAGTTTTAGAAGCAGGCAAAGATGCAGCAAAAGTTAATGGTTTTAAACTAATTGAATCATCTTTAAATGTAAGAGCTATTTGTCCTAATTGTATTTAG
- a CDS encoding hydrolase, whose translation MNDQEISYDKLSSKVNALLIIDIQGKIIRPIFNKNSIIKNIKKLINAYQILEENIFVSEQNPLKLGVTIPELLPKVRFKKIDKMDFSLANIQEFLQEIENKKITNLIVCGIETHICIQQTVLDFLQKGFEVVLISDAMGSRNCIDHEIALQRMTQKGAVLTTTESIIFELCKTANRKEFKEIRDIILS comes from the coding sequence ATGAATGATCAAGAAATCTCTTATGATAAATTATCATCGAAAGTAAACGCGTTGCTAATTATTGATATTCAGGGAAAAATAATAAGACCAATTTTTAATAAGAATTCAATAATCAAAAACATCAAAAAGCTTATAAATGCTTACCAAATTTTAGAAGAAAACATATTTGTATCTGAACAGAACCCACTCAAATTGGGTGTGACGATCCCTGAATTATTACCCAAAGTACGATTTAAAAAAATTGATAAAATGGATTTTAGCCTAGCAAACATACAAGAATTTTTACAAGAAATTGAAAATAAGAAAATTACAAATTTGATAGTTTGTGGTATCGAAACACATATTTGCATTCAGCAAACAGTCTTAGATTTTTTACAAAAAGGATTTGAAGTAGTTCTTATTTCTGATGCTATGGGCAGTCGAAATTGTATAGATCATGAAATAGCCTTACAAAGAATGACTCAAAAGGGGGCAGTCTTAACAACTACTGAATCAATAATCTTTGAATTATGCAAGACTGCTAATAGAAAAGAATTCAAAGAAATTAGAGATATAATATTGAGTTAA
- a CDS encoding SDR family NAD(P)-dependent oxidoreductase, translating into MIENKNILITGGNSGIGFFAIVNLLKTKNNLYILIKSEFRKNDFLIRIEKYFEKNYLSKYLNIIENCDLSDLENIKKIKDYLISKNIFLDVVILNAGLQYTGSFYPKVSKQGIELTFAVNHLAHFYLINIIKDFVSNKEESRIIITSSDVHDPKSSGGNIGKKAGLNNLVDFRKKVAGRFLNFNADESYKNSKLCNILFAKELAKKFKISSSKISVITWAPGLVIPDDDSGFFRYSKCFNLFGYFIFSKVAKNILGISESVENAGKILSEIVFDSSFNNIAYIHLSNKLISFKKHKLVAGKVSDEANSSELASKLWIFSEEICRSFGFVAFNI; encoded by the coding sequence ATGATTGAAAATAAAAATATTTTAATTACTGGAGGCAATTCAGGAATAGGTTTCTTTGCCATTGTAAATTTACTAAAGACTAAAAATAATTTATACATTTTAATAAAATCTGAATTTAGAAAGAATGATTTTTTAATAAGAATTGAGAAATATTTTGAAAAAAATTACCTTAGTAAATATTTAAATATTATTGAAAATTGTGACCTTTCTGATTTAGAAAATATTAAAAAAATTAAAGATTATCTAATTAGTAAAAATATCTTTTTAGATGTAGTTATCTTAAATGCAGGTTTGCAATATACTGGTTCGTTTTATCCTAAAGTATCAAAACAAGGCATAGAACTTACTTTTGCAGTTAATCATCTTGCACATTTTTATTTGATAAATATCATAAAAGATTTTGTTAGCAATAAAGAAGAATCCAGAATAATTATTACATCATCAGATGTTCACGACCCCAAAAGCTCAGGTGGAAATATAGGAAAGAAAGCAGGACTTAATAATTTAGTTGATTTTAGAAAAAAAGTTGCTGGACGATTTTTAAATTTTAATGCTGATGAATCTTATAAAAATAGTAAGTTATGTAATATTTTGTTTGCAAAAGAACTTGCAAAAAAATTTAAAATATCTTCGAGTAAGATTTCTGTAATTACTTGGGCCCCTGGACTTGTAATTCCAGATGATGATTCAGGTTTCTTTAGATATAGCAAATGTTTTAATCTCTTTGGATATTTTATCTTTTCTAAAGTTGCAAAAAATATTTTAGGAATTTCTGAAAGTGTAGAAAATGCTGGAAAGATTCTTTCTGAGATTGTTTTTGACTCAAGTTTTAATAATATTGCATACATACATTTAAGTAATAAACTTATATCTTTTAAAAAACATAAATTAGTTGCAGGTAAGGTTAGTGATGAAGCAAATAGTTCTGAGTTGGCTTCAAAACTCTGGATTTTCAGTGAAGAGATTTGCAGATCATTTGGCTTTGTTGCTTTCAATATTTAA